The DNA sequence atggaaaagaaaataaaaagtttCACCAACATTTGTTCAAAGTGATCAAAAgaatcctcattttcactaagCCATGATTATCATTTTCTGATGGAAAACATATCATCAAAATCTTTAGCAAAATGCACTAAATCTTGTAATAATAATTGAATACCTGAATCTTCAGAAAGATCTAAGTGCACAACTTTTTTCCTTTTGCTAACAAATCTTCTTTTGATTTTCCCAATGTTACCTGATATAGTATATGAATTGAACCCGATTTCTTAGatgaataaaatatgaaaattaaatttagaaaatttcTTATTGGGTGTGTGCATTTTTTCATCACATATacttttgttattatatatgtaaaaaatCAAATACACGTGTAACCTAGattctttgaaaataaatttctaaattttggtGATATACCTCTTTCAACCGATTCCACTACACAATTCAGACTATCATTGCTTGAATCTTCAGACAAAACAATAGAGCAAATTTTCTTTTTACCCCTGAAGATTTCTGTGATGGAGAAGAAATATAGTTACATTAAATGAATTTGCAATATCAAGTATCTATTTATAATAGTGGATGTTATACCTGATATTGGTTTATCATCATCAGAAGAAAGACTATCTTTAAATGAGCTTCCAATTGTATCTGTTGttgcaaaattataattattatcctTTCAAGCAAGAGTAGCATATCATAATCATTTTCACCTTTGATATGTTCAATATGGCTTTCTTGGGACACTTTCCCCTTGCCTTTTAGCTTTGGCAGCAATCTTTGCTCGAATGACTTTATCATTATCTATAATAATTGCAGTAATCATCattacaaaaaacaaaaataatttaacttaatttaaCTAAAATGTTCATATTAAATTACAGCAAATATTAATCGGTTGCCATCACAAAATTATTCACCTAATGAATCATGAAAAACCAATTGTCTCGTCACACTTTTTAGCAGCCCTGAAgaaataaaatacttaaattattatcatcttaatttaataatacatGGAGTAgaagaaaaaattatacaaaccTTGCTCCAGATGAACTTCAGGTTCAATGCTAATTTTCTCAGATGGTATTGCACCATCATATTGTAAAATCTCAATAGCATCCGCAGTGAAAGTACAAACATCTTTAAATATTCGACTTTTTATCTTTAAGAGTAAGACAATATTGCATAGGC is a window from the Salvia miltiorrhiza cultivar Shanhuang (shh) unplaced genomic scaffold, IMPLAD_Smil_shh original_scaffold_419_1, whole genome shotgun sequence genome containing:
- the LOC131004560 gene encoding uncharacterized protein LOC131004560, which codes for MDFLRQRLCNIVLLLKIKSRIFKDVCTFTADAIEILQYDGAIPSEKISIEPEVHLEQDNDKVIRAKIAAKAKRQGENTIGSSFKDSLSSDDDKPISEIFRGKKKICSIVLSEDSSNDSLNCVVESVERGNIGKIKRRFVSKRKKVVHLDLSEDSDDVDTPENFDDAHLDMPLSDELVGRATDCKLVEDSHMESCLPLAGKRVPQTPTLKSRSGRTIKRRILD